The region AGCACCACACAATGTTGTAATTGAGTTGCGATCGCCCCTCCTAATGCCGCTGCTTGTTGAGCCAGTTGATAGCGGGCAAACTGGACAGCAAACTGGCGTGCCACCAGTTGCAACACGGCTGGACGTAAAACGGAAGAGATTGCCAGCGCTGTTCCACCTTTTAACATCAGGCTCATGGGATTCTGCTGAACCGTGAGCGGCAATTGGGGCAGAAGTTGCGATCGCGTCAGAGAATGCCTTAGCTCAACCGAAAAATCTTTTTGAGCCGCGGGAGAAAGTTGTTTCCAGGTGCGCCCTACCAGTTCCAAAAATACCTCTGCTTCCAAATCCACCGTAGACATGGATGCTTTGTATGGGAGCTTTAAGTATCGACATACCTGAATCAGCACCTGGCGATAACTCAACTGATTTGTCTTACCGCTGAGCACCGTCATCCCGTCTGCGGCTAAAAACCGAAATCGCTCTTCCAACGTATCCAGCCATTGCTCACGGTCTTGACTCTGAACATCGATGGGATGAGGCGTTCCTAGATAATCGATCGGATTAAATTTGCGACGAAACAAAATTTCCGTCAAATCTTGCAATTCCTCATCGGTTGCCAGTTCCAATGCAGCCCTCAGTTCATCCACCTCAGTGCTTTGCCTCCCACGAATCACCTGCTTGCAATATTCTACTAAATGGTGATGAAACATGGGTTTGAACTGCTTATCCAATGCTGATGAATCGGCCTGCATCGGGCTACGATGTGGCTACAATGTAAGCGTATGGAACAACTTGAACGAATTACTCTGTTATCGAGTCGGGAAATTGAGAAGATGCGCCGGGCGGGTCGTCTGGCAGCGCAACTTTTACACCATTTAGGAACCTTGGTCAAACCAGGTGTTACTACTCTGGAACTAGACGAGGAAGCTGAACGCTGGACTCAGGCCCACGGGGCTAAAAGTGCTCCTTTAGGCTACAAAGGTTACCCCAGGTCGATTTGCACTAGCGTTAATGAAGTCATTTGTCATGGCATTCCCAACGCCAAGCAAGTTTTAAAGGATGGCGACATTATTAATATTGATGTGACGTTGATTGTGGATGGCTATCATGGTGACACGTCCAAAATGTTTTTTGTGGGTGAGCCGTCTCCCCTAGCAAGAAAGCTGGTAGAGGTAACTGATGAGTGTCGCCGTCGCGGGATTGAAGCAGTTAAGGAAGGTGCTCGGATTGGCGATATTGGTGCAGCGATTCAAGAATATGCTGAAGCTCAAGGGTTTTCGGTGGTGCGAGACTTTGTTGGGCATGGAATCAGTAATGTTTTTCATACTGCCCCCCAAATCCCCCATTATGGGAAGCGTGGAACTGGGAAAAAGTTACGAGCTGGTATGGTGTTTACAATCGAGCCGATGATTAACGTGGGCACGCACGAAGCTGAAATTTTGGAGGATGGCTGGACAGCACTCACTCGCGATCGCCAGCTTTCTGCCCAATGTGAGCATACGATCGCAGTCACCAAAGACGGCTACGAAATTCTCACTCCCTA is a window of Leptolyngbyaceae cyanobacterium JSC-12 DNA encoding:
- a CDS encoding methionine aminopeptidase, type I (IMG reference gene:2510097814~PFAM: Metallopeptidase family M24~TIGRFAM: methionine aminopeptidase, type I): MWLQCKRMEQLERITLLSSREIEKMRRAGRLAAQLLHHLGTLVKPGVTTLELDEEAERWTQAHGAKSAPLGYKGYPRSICTSVNEVICHGIPNAKQVLKDGDIINIDVTLIVDGYHGDTSKMFFVGEPSPLARKLVEVTDECRRRGIEAVKEGARIGDIGAAIQEYAEAQGFSVVRDFVGHGISNVFHTAPQIPHYGKRGTGKKLRAGMVFTIEPMINVGTHEAEILEDGWTALTRDRQLSAQCEHTIAVTKDGYEILTPYPGEDE
- a CDS encoding hypothetical protein (IMG reference gene:2510097813) — encoded protein: MQADSSALDKQFKPMFHHHLVEYCKQVIRGRQSTEVDELRAALELATDEELQDLTEILFRRKFNPIDYLGTPHPIDVQSQDREQWLDTLEERFRFLAADGMTVLSGKTNQLSYRQVLIQVCRYLKLPYKASMSTVDLEAEVFLELVGRTWKQLSPAAQKDFSVELRHSLTRSQLLPQLPLTVQQNPMSLMLKGGTALAISSVLRPAVLQLVARQFAVQFARYQLAQQAAALGGAIATQLQHCVVLQTARQGMAVSAARYAAVRTVFACLGPMMWGWFFADLGWRSISTNYGRIIPIIYALAQIRLTRAECFEMA